In Scyliorhinus canicula chromosome 12, sScyCan1.1, whole genome shotgun sequence, the sequence GCCCTCACCTAGCTAATCCTCCAGCAGCAGCTTGTCTTGTAACGCTGGAGGCAGCAGCTGCAAGAATGAACCCAACTCCTTCCTCAAGAAGTTCCTCATCTGCAGGTACCTGAGCCCATTCGCCTTTGGCAGTAAGTACACCTCTTAATGTCCTTCCAATTCCACAAACGTagcccccacaaacaggtcctgaatACTCTATCTCCAACCGGCTCCACCTCTGAAATCTTGCATACAACCGTGCTGTAACAAACCAGTGGTTGCCACAAATCCGTGCCCTCCATCATACAGTGTTGCCGACACTGATTTCACACCCTCAACGCTGATACCACCACCGGGCTAAAGCtgtacctggctggcgagaatTGAAGAGGTGCCAATAATAGCGCCCGCAGACTGGTCCCTTTACTCAAAGCATCCTCCATCTGtccccacactgacctctcctccATTGTTCACTTAAATACTacagctatatttgccgcccgaTATTAATTCTGCAGATTTGGCAGTGCCAAAATACCTCACCTTTCCCCATATtggggaatacctcacttttccccacattgagcttgtatCTCAAAAAAAGGCTGAATTCCTCCAAGATCCCAAATtcctaagtgccattgccagcgGTTCACCGGCTGAGAGCAATCGAGAATCGGCGTGATTCGTGCCGGTCGCGGAGGTTCTCTGgtccggccctgggctgagagaatcccgccctattggTCCGCACACGCCTTAGGAGCCCTACACAATAATCTCACCTAGTTGACAAACGCCTGTCCAAACCCGAAACGCTCTAGCATCTCGAATGAGTACggtcttctccgcgtccatggacaccccaCTTCTACCTTCTGGCCCGTTGAGGGCATCATTGTCACATTCAAATATTGGTCGATAGCTGCCGttctttcacgaaccctgtctggtcctcctcatcacctccggcacacaATTCTCTATACGCACCgccagcaccttcaccaataGTTTTACATTCACGTTTAACAACGATATCGGGCTGTATGAGCCACACTGCTCTGGTtctttatctttctttaaaatgagcGAGATGGCTGCCTGACACAACGTGAGAGGAAGCTCACCCCTCCTCACTGACTAATCTCCACTAACAGGGGTCCCAGCTCCAACCCAAACCTCTTATAAAGCTTTTCAGGGAACCCGTCCGAGGCTGGGGCCTTCCTCGACTTCATCACTCCCACGCACTCCATTACCACCCCAGACCAATTGGGACCACAGCCCCATATCCTCGCCTCATCTATCCTTGGGAACTCCAGACCATCTAAATATCGCCTCATGCCCTCATCCCTTGCTGGGGACTCCGAACTGTACAACTTCCGATAATATGTCTTAAACACTCTcatttacctcctccagcccagcctgcaccccctcttccccattctgctcgccttctccccatatgcaCAAAACTGCACCTCTGGCCCTGTGCAGCTGTTCCACCCTCACCTCAGTCGACAATAGCCCAAACTAAATTTGGaacctctgtctctccttcagcagcgccTCCTCAGGTGCCACCAAGTATCTCCGGTCCACGCCAGAATGGCCTCCATCAGCCTCAGCTTCTCTGCCCACTCCGCCCTCACCCTATACGCCCTAATCAAAATAAACTTCCCGCTAATCCCTACCTTCAACGCCTACCACAGCGTAGCCGCCGAGACCTCCTCCGTCTTATGCTCCAGTAGTTCCGGATAGCTATCCCTAGCTTCTCACACATCTCCTTGTCGGCTAAGAActgacatccaacctccactgcggcctCTGGGAGCTCCCTCCCTCTACCCTcaaatccaggacaaagaaatcgatcCAGAAGTACCCCCTTGAACATGCAAAAAAGAacaacactgttgcctcatggcgctgaggacccgggtttgaccctggccctgggtcactgtccatgtggggtttgcacattctccctgtgtctgcgtgggtctcacccccacagcccaaagatgtgcggggtaggtagattggccacactaaattgccccttaattgggacaaaaagaattgggaacgcaaaatttaaaaaaaactgaaaatTCCTTTGCCCTCGTTCTTCAAACCGCCACTGGTCCGCCACTCCCAGGCAATCCATAAATCCCAGCAACTCCTTCGCCACAACTGACACCCTCATAGACCTCGAGCACGACCTGTCTTGCCTCGTATCTAACACCATATTAAAATTCCTTCCCATGATCAGCCGGTGCGTGTCCAGGCCGGAGTCTTTGCCAGGACCTGCCTCATAAACtacacatcgtcccaattttgggcataaatgttcaccagcaccacaggtGTCCCATCCAACCTCGcgctcaccatcacaaatctaccCCCAGAGTCTGCCACTATGCTCCCCACCGCAAAGGACACCCTCTTATTAACCAACATCGCGACCCCCCCCTTGTCTTCATATCCAGCACCGTATGAAACAcctgcccacccatcccttcttcaGCCTCGTCTAATCGATCACCTTCAAATGAGTCTCTTGCAAACACAATGTCCGGGTTCAGACTCTCCAAATGCGCAAACACATGTGACCTCGTAACCAGCCCATTTAGTCCCCGAACATtgtcggggggaggaggagggggggggggggggggggcgcagacacAGCAGCCTACGGCATTCCATTGCAGGGGGAggtccccatcacacagcccccaCTTCCAGTCAGTCATATTTCcgctttaactagctcctccaggttTGCGTCCTTCTAGGGCCTCCCCAAGATGTCCACCGCCATCACCCCTTAAGCAACTGCCCCACACCAAGGCTGTCCACCCCACCATCATCCCCAACCAAGAAAAAGAAAGTGAAAATCTGTCTCCCACttcactcctgttaactagcctaTCTGCTAGCATAGTGGCCTCAGCTCCAGGCAACTACCTTCCCCCAAACCTGCCCTCCCGATCCCTCGGACCCagacctccaccaccccacttATGCTCATAATCCACATGACATGTAACTTGATACAACATCAATCCAACTGAAAATTGCCAACACTCCCCCTCACTGGTATCTTCATAGTCCAAAGTTCTTACAAGTCTCCAAATCTATGCTCTCAGAAAAACCTGCTCGCTTACTCTGGCGTGTCCATGGAGAACTCCTGGATCTGGTACGTGACCCACAACCGGGCtgagtacagcatcccaaacttcactcctTCCTTGAACAGTATCGCTTTGACCCTGTTAAACCCAGCTCGGTACttcgccagctccgcacccaggtcctggtagatatggggcaggattctccgaccttccGCCGGGGGAATACGGCCCCAGGGGgtgcggggagatctggccccagggggccccccgcggtggcctggtccgcgatcggggcccaccgatctgcgggcgggcatgtgccgtgggggcactcttccactccacgccggcctctgtaaggctccgccatggccagcgcagagaagaaactccctgagcatgcacaggaaacacgctgacagttctgcgcatgcgccagaacatggtggcagtcctgcgcatgggccaacttgcgccggccaacGACgacggttggcgcggcgccaacccccgcaacttccgggcggcccgtcgctggagtggtttgcgccgctcttgTGGCAGTACAGGCcgccccgccaattgcgggaaaatcctgcccctgaatcacattcccttcccaggtgcacttcttTGTCTCCTTTGCCCAccgcagaatcttctccttgtccagataTCTGTGCAGTCGGACCACATGCGTCCTCAGCTGCTTACCTGCcttcggcctcctcctcagcgaCCTATGCACTTGATCCACCTCTGGGTGTCGGTCAAAAAGGCCACCAGCTTCCCAAGCATGTTACCTACATACTTTGTGGCCTGCGTTCCGTCAATCTTGAAATTCTGCCTCCTTGACCGATTCTCCAAGGCCTCCACTTTCTCCCTCAGCTTCCTTTGGCCCTCTGCCACCAGTGTAATCTCTGCTTCCAACGAAGCTCACCAGTCCTCATCGTTCTTCACCCACTCTTCCACTATTTTGGGTGACGCACTATATGCCTCCaatctctgctccactctctcaatggcTGCCCGAATTAGACCAAGTCTGCTGAGGCCTCCTgcctttgttttattttattttattttattttattttatttttttaaatttagagtacacaattcattttttttttcaatgaaggggtaatttagcgtggccaatccacgtagcttgcacatcttttgggttgtgggggcgaaacccagcaaacacggggagagtgtgcaaactccacacggactttgacccagagccagggttgaacctgggacctcgacgccgtgagaccatagtgctaacccactgcgccaccgtgttgccccttgcTGCCTTTGTTGCCCTAACTTGAACGTCATAAACTCCACCAACTGTCCGTGGACCACTGAGCGGGCAAAAACGTCACAGAGCTCTCTGCCACCTTTCCTTCTGTCGCACTCCTCGAAAGCTTCTGGTCTGACTATTGCCCCTTTACAGTTGTACTCCTTGTTTGATAGGGCTGAGACAAGCCCACCCGAAGAAGAATTCTTAGCTCTATCTGTTCTACTGTACCCCTGCGAAAGGGGAACAAGGACCAATCAATTCCACCTCAAGCAGGAgccccaaatgtgcgaccactcccTCCATGGCAGCTACTAGAAGTCCCCGATCTGGGCCTtcttacattgctgtttgttggagGTTGTTATGTACAAATTGGCTACCGcatttcctactttacaacacTACGCGTCATCATATTCACATCTTCCTCTGTGTATGCTTTTGGCTGgcggaggttgtgaaaggcacaatCGAAATGGGAATCTTTGCTTTCACTGAGAGGGATGGAAAGCAGCAAGTAATATGCACTAACATTGGTCTGATTTATAATACAGAACTTGAAAATAGCAATCAGTGCTACGGATGTACTGGTCCTGAGTGCCAGTCGGAGTTAAAGCTGATCAAGTGCACTGCGAATCAGCAATATTGTGCTTGGGGCTACTTCAAAGGAACCTATCGGAGTAAGTACTCCTCCTAAAGTTTGCATTATTCACCAAACCGCCCCCTTTTTTCTGCcgacttgaagttgttttgagACTGCCCTGCCTCGTGCCATACTTGCCACGAGGATTCAGGAAATTCACTTCACTCCAGAGGTAGACTGTATGCCCAGCAAACCCACTTGATGCACAGGCCCCACTGAATCTGTGCAATACCGCAGACATTACTCAATCTCCCGAAGCAATGCTTAGTGTGTGCGCTTCCAACTTAAATCCAGCATTGCGTTCAAATGTCAAACCATCCTCACAACATCTGCATTACCCTGATGTAAAGTTCCTCCCTTGAAAACACACAGcaatcctctccgtgtgtgccagGATTCAAATGTATTTATCTCCATAACCAGCAATCTCAATTTGCCGATGATTATCTGCTTGCAAATACTCACACATTTAGTTCCCTTTAACGCCCATTCAGTGCCCGagcctgttactcaggaacagaaggaggccctattcagccccctcgagcctgttactcaggaacaggaggaggccctatTCAGCCCCACGAGCTTATTAcgcaggaacaagaggaggcccattcagtcccctcgtccctgttacacgggaacaggaggaggcctattTAGCCCCTTAAGCCTGTTACATGGGACCAGGAAGAGGCTCGTTCattccccttgagcctgttacattgGAACACGAGGAGGCCTAACTCAGCCGCCCCCCCGAGCTTCTTACACAGGAACAGAACTATTCAGCTACTTGAGCCTGACTCCATTTGCCAGCTTTGATTCCACATCCCTTAATCCCCTTACTCAAAGACCATCTACCGACCTGAGCTTTGAGATTTCCACTTGACACCTGCCTGGTGGAATTCTGGATTTCCACACCCTTTTTTGTTTGTTCCCTGACCTGTTCTGCTCATTCATTTTCCTTCACCTTTTTCATTTTTAAGGTCCTCCCAGTCTGATGACGCTTTCAAGCCATAATATTTCGGAGGTCAGCTCTACAGGTAAGCTATCTAAACCTTACCGCTGTTGTTATAATAAGGTACTTCCCTCATTTCAATTTGGCAGTTTTAGAATATTCTGAGAACTTTTTCAGCGCGGCCTGGGCACTGGCTTGAAGAACACAGCCCTAACAGTATTTTCATCTTTCATGCTCGATAGGTCGCACAGAACGTTACCCGTTTCGAGGCTGCGCGAGTTTGGAGGCTTGCGCGATACCCTTTCCTTCAATCCACTTCATAAGGTGCTGTTGTGGGGATCAGTGCAACAGGAGCGCCAGTACACAGTGCAGTGTCTCCCTCCTTGTGTCGGCCCTACTTTCTACTCTCAAAGCCGTCATGTAAGTGCAAAGCTAAGTAGCCACAGGCATCAAATGACCAAATTTAATCTGGACAACCTCATCTAAAAACCTTGTCGAGGGAATGAAGATGAAACAAGTGCCTTGTTTTTCCTCTCAGGACCTCAGTTTTCCCTCCGGTGCTTCAACACCCGATGAGAAACATTTTAACTGTAGCTACTGTTGTCATGTAGGCAACCAATAATGGTTAGATCACTTTTTTTAGTGACCGGGTGAGGGATAAGCATTCACCTCAGAAGACAGGAGAGATCTCGCTCCCTGCTCCTCTTCTAAATGGCcgactccctctgacagtgcagctctccctcagtactgaccctctgacagtgcagcgctctctcactactgaccctctgacagtgcagcactccctcagtactgaccctccgacagtgcagctctccctcagtactgaccctctgacattacagcactccctcaggactgaccctctgacagtgcagccctccctcagattttcttttttttgtataattttaattcaaattttcacattttcacaaaaaagaaaacaataacagaaaattctaagaacaaaaaaaacaataaattaacgcccgtcattggcaaaaaaacagatattcaacccaacacaaaaacaaagagacaacccctctcccccaccgggttgctgctgctgaccttttgtttttaccgttctgccaggagatctaggtatggttgccatctcctgaaaaacccctgcactgacccccttagggcaaatttcaccctctccaatttaataaaccctgccatatcgttgacccaggcctccacgcttgggggccttgcatccttccactgaagaagaatcctccgccgggctactagggacgcaaaggccagaacaccggcctctttcacctcctgcactcccggctccactgcaaccccaaatattgccagtccccagcctggattgaccctggatcctaccacccttgataccgtccttgctacacccttccaaaattcccccagtgctgggcatgcccagaacatgtggacatggtttgctgggctccctgagcacctaatacacctgtccttggtcccaaaaaaccggctcatccttgtcccggtcatatgagccctatgcagtaccttaaactgtatgaggctaagcctcgcacacgaagaggaggagttcaccctttctagggcatccgcccacgtcccctcctcaatctcctcacccagctcctcctcccatttatctttcagctcctccaccgaggcctcgtctacctcctgcatcacctggtgcacttccgagatcctcccctctccaacccatacccccgagagcaccctgtcctggaccccacgtggtggcagcagggggaaccccgccacctgccgcctgacaaacgcccttacttgcatgtacctaaaagtgttccccggggggagcctgaacttccctttcagttcacccaggctcgcaaacttcctgtctatgaacaggtcccccagcctcctgacacctgccctgtgccaactcaggaacccgccatcaattctccccggaacaaaccggtggttcccccgtatcggggaccccatcgaggcccccacctccctcctgtgccgcctccattgcccccaaatcttgagggtagctgctaccaccgggctcgtggtatacctcgtcggagggagcagcagcggcgccgttgcaagcgcttccaggctcgtacccacacaggatgccatctccagcttcttccatgccgccccctccccgtccattacccacttatgcaccatcgctgcgttggcagcccaataatacccacagaggttgggcaacgccagcctcccccatccctgccccgctccaagaacacgcgtctcacccttggagtcccgtgtgcccacacaaaccccgtaatgctcctgttaacccacctaaaaaaggccttcgggataaggatggggaggcactggaacaggaacagaaacctcgggagcaccgtcatcttgactgactgcatcctacccgccaaagacagcggcagcatgtcccacctcttaaactcctcctccatttgctctacCAGCCTTGAGGTTTagcaaggccccccagctgctggccacctgaacccccaagtacctgaagctcctctccgcccttttcagtgggagcctcccaatccccccctcctggtcccccgggtgtaccacaaacagctcgcttttcccaaagttaagcttataccctgagaaatccccaaattcccagagaatccccctCACCACCGAcactccccccaccgggtccggcacatacaacaataggtcatccgcatagagcaacactcggtgctcctccccaccccagaccagccccctccaatcccccgcctccctcagcgccatagccaggggttcaattgccagcgcaaaaagtaggggggacacccctgcctcgtccctcggtatagttgaaaatactccgacctcctcttattcgtggccacactcgccatcggggcctcatacaacagcctcacccaactgacaaacccctccgcaaacccgaacctttccagcacctcccacaagtacccccactcgaccctatcaaaggccttctccgcatctagcgccaccactatctccgccaccccttccaccgccggcatcataataacgttcaagagcctccgtatacagtagtcccccgttataccacgctccgcaataccgcggttcgcgatataccgcgggggggcttatggaccccaactgtcagttgtgtcaatttcagcggccggctcactttgatccggagagggaagctgctctctcactgaaacaatcagccggccgctgaaattgacactgccggctgctctctccctccaatccaacttttaagttttaatgtttctgattggagggagagagcagcgggcagtgtcaatttcagcggccagctcactttgatccggagaaggaagctgctctcactgaaataatcagccggctgctgaaattgacactgccggctgctctctccctccaatcagaaacattaaaactaaaagttggattggagggagagagcagccggcagtgtcaatttcagcggccggctgattatttcagtgagagcagcttccctctccggatcaaagtgagccggccgctgaaattgacactcttttaattagatccacgatgggggttttaaatttattaaaaaagctatgctagcgcttcccattgtgagtctacaggggtctgacctctccccccgccccccgtagactcacaatgggaagcgctagcatagattttaaaataaatttaaaacccccatcatggatatccgcggctcggatgcaacgcgggtggctgtcttggaccccaacacccgcgttataaagggggactactgtattagtagtgttccctcagtaatgaccatctgacagtgcagcactccctcagggcagaccttctgacagtgcagccctccctcagggcagaccctctgacagtgcagcattccctttgTACTAAGCCTAaggcagtgcagtgctccctcagtactgactcactgacagtgatgcgctccctcaatattgacccttcaacagtgcagcattccctcagtactgaccctcgaacAGTGAAGCGCTCCctcgcactgaccctctgatagcgcagcactccctcaggactgaccttctgacagtgcatccctccctcagtattgaccctccgagAGTGCAGTACtcctttagtactgaccctctgacagtgcagcactccctcagtactgaccctcaaacaatgcagtgctccctcaatactgaccctcggagagtgcagtgctccctcagtactgatcctccgagagtgcagcactcccttagtactgaccctctgacagtgcagcactcccttagtactgaccctctgacagtgcagctctccctcagtactgaccctctgacagtgcagcactccctcagtactgatcctctgacagtgcagcgctccctcagtgtggTTGTCTGGGAGCTTGCCCTGTGCAAGTTGGCTGATGAGATCTGTGCATTGCAGCTCCGATTCGATCCACTGCAACAAAAAATGACTTCACGGGCTGTGAAACCTTTTCGGACGTGCAGAGGTGGTGAAAGGCACTGAGCAGATGCAGGTCGGCCACTTTTGGTTGGAGCGGCGTGCTTGAGACATGACTATCCAGGCTGACACAGTGCCTCTTCAAGTGTGTATGATAGCGAGCAGCTTCTGCAGTTAACGGTATGCTTGGAAAGTCAGCTATGAACTGTACTGACGTCTCGACAAGACATTCCTCACAAAGCCTCTTCCAACTCTCTGCTCCGAGTGAAACCTCAACCTTGATTAAATGAGCCATCAAACAGCGTTGGACATTTCATTCTTGGGTTTCTCAAACGGAATGTTGCAGGGAATCTCCTGGTTTGAGCAGGTACTTGGGAATTAATAACATTCTCCGTAGAATGTATAAAACGACCATTGTTGACTAATCTTTGGAACTGTTTTCAGACTTGAAACTTCGATTCTGTTTTTGGTACTTTTCTGAACACTTTTTTTAATgatgttttgaaaatgaaattagTTATTTCCTGACGGATGTGTTGTATTTATTCGGGATTGTGCCTTGCATGTTTGTATCAAGCGGACATCGGCCTTCCCCTTTCAGTTGGTCGTCTTGTGGGACGACTGAAAGTGCTCCAGGACTTTGTGTTCCATATAATTTTCATCTCAAGGTAATTTCAGAACTAATGCAGCTCTTTCTGAAGAGAATTGAGTATCTTCTCCAAAGAGGATTGCAAAGCTACAGGGCAAAGTAGGGTGGGACTTTTTTCAGTGGCAGCTTGCTATGCACTATACATATGGGGTGCGGATAAGAGTTGGGAAGTCTCGCTACAACTTTACAGggtattgatgagaccacactaTGCACACTCCTGGTCTCCATATCTCTTGGCCAGACCACACAGGAGTACTGTGCTCAGTTCCTGTCTCCCTATCCCTTGGTCAGACCACATAGGGAGCACTGTGATCAGTTCCGGTCTtcatatcccttggttagactgcatctggagcattgtgcataattctggtctccttacctagCGAGGGAGATACTgaaattggaagcagttcagaaaggGTTC encodes:
- the LOC119975234 gene encoding uncharacterized protein LOC119975234 isoform X2 — protein: MKILLVASILCNVHLRVFAFKCKKCLILPNPRCEDVNCESPDVCVSVLSQAAEANYTGRACEFVEHCGTSLNTGSVTQSIICCRTDFCNNHTLPELENSNQCYGCTGPECQSELKLIKCTANQQYCAWGYFKGTYRSPPSLMTLSSHNISEVSSTGRTERYPFRGCASLEACAIPFPSIHFIRCCCGDQCNRSASTQCSVSLLVSALLSTLKAVISDSIHCNKK